In the genome of Astatotilapia calliptera chromosome 18, fAstCal1.2, whole genome shotgun sequence, the window aaaaaagtaacacagccacagctgcaaaagaaagagagcatgcatggcaaaacatagccgacagagtcaatgcgtgagtgttaatataaacattgatctagggatttccacccatttaacacgttattttatcatatgttattttatttgttattttatacattttattttgtgatgtgatgtgagcgcaggtgcaacccaacaggccccaaacgttcctggcagcaagtaaaaatgaaatataaaaatatagtccaaacaggtaaggtgtaattgtattatgagccatagtgcttggtctgtttgtcccatgtaaatcgattgcagttagaggctacattaattttctttctgtaagcacttattgaaattatctgagcacattacaagtacatatttgcttactctgtatgctcaaatgtggcccgttatagccaacagaaaaaaagcggaggcccgaaaaacaggtgggggtcctccaccaccaccactcacagaggctgagcagttggccctcagccaaaacagtgggcgccctgtggctgaaggcatctctgcggggacatcctctgagtcaataaccccgcaagacacaagtgcctacatagggggtaaatccaaaataatacatgatgtgcatacatcctttcttcacagtcacctttgcagtgctactcattcatttgataaactctttaccataatgaatttttttgtagtgaagttattttcctactgattttgccttccctcagtcttggttgtctttgagagcataatgacaatgaagtgtaaggtgattggtatgtttgttaattgccatttggtcccttgtaagttataagtgacctgtataaacctcatattctatcagttgatggtggtggtgtactgcatctggtgcagcctcctgttgagccagaccaacatgcagttgtgagtaatactccacagattatatgagtttacagtagaacagcaatgttgtttatttctttactacaggaaaataatgaagaaacattgacagctgttacagaggtggaagcaacagagacactttatgaggtttacatcttttaatactttgtgtacaggaaatacaggtgaccaataaagccagttgaacaaaaaatctgtttattcttctttcaacatgttgaggtgatgggtcaaaagaaatgattgtgacatatggtgtctctgactgcgcttccatcttgtatgtccgtgggagggtcaggatgttcatggtttggatcactgctgatgtttggttcagaaggacagtgttctcctctaattgtggcaatgttgtgaagaatcacacatgccacaataatgtcacatgccctttctggggtgaccctgagtctttgcaggcactggaaccgggccttaagcattccgatagtcatttcaattctggctcttgtcctgcaattagccagattatatcgctgctgtgggcccggttcagggtcagggtaaggggtaagcaaatagggtaaacatggataccccctatcaccaagcaagtagccagtgaactctcctaagacagaaggatacacttcagttcaaatgtccctgaagcaattggtctttatatattttaaagtattctcaactcaccatgtccaaattttgtgtacattcacggaatatttgtgagtcatggacagagcctggccacttggcttccacatttgtgataatgttggcagcatcacatatgatcttcacagtgcagagaacacaaattagcatccattactataatgaaataatttgttagtttgacatgctacagggaactatgtacctgtacattaatgctgtggaaagacttcctgttcacatagtctccttcatttactgaaggagcaatgattggaatgtgagtgccatctatacagccaatcacgcctgggaaccgtgaaaataaatgtaaaatttaagtagtagttcaagtatcaccacatcataaattaagttttggtcatcctgctacctgcaattttgtggcatccctctttgataaatcttgtgggtctgtgaccggggaacaccacaaacgagtgcaggagacgtttcagtgcaactgtaacattcctgactgcccgacagacggtagccttggaaacgtgctcagcgtcaccaatattatacagaaagctcccgtttgcaaaaaaccgaagtgcgatacaaataatatgtacagaactgagaggatgtccgcgatgtgtcacatgcgtaatattaggcctgaggatgttatccaaataacttatagattgtgctgagaaacggtaacgttcacacagaaaatcatcaggaaatgataaaatgtccaaacgcgctctgatcactctctcccggcggagagctctgcggagtatttgggcttcacgatctactggctcttcaaggaaggagcacgccatgtccgacacttcctacagtcaggtttccaacaaaggggcggagacagtcagggttagttgaagtaaacctgctagggggcaggttagcttcacggagtgtgtcgtcatagtgactcactgaggcttcatctgaaatcgctttgtgaaaccgaaaacccggagttttcgttaactcagggtatacttactcagtttttccactaaaccggcttcctgaaacagggccctggtgctccagttttgttttgcttcgagccctccttcctgggcccccgccgcccgccctggtcgggttgttttctgttttttctggctgttttgtttcttgttgggctgtctggagccagcctttgagggggggggggtactgtcatgatcctgggtccttttgacccagcgttttgtgttttctcttcgcgattttggttctgttcttcctctggttagtgtttactctgttctgcccgtgtgttcctgtatctagtccgcgtttcttagtttgtgtcctttcatgtgtaagttcctgttttattgtgaaggtctgtatcttatgtgagtgttttcagtttgcctccctagtctcgtcatgttaattactcccagctgtgttcccacctgtatgtaatctccctgtgttctctgagtgtatttaagttgtgtcttctgtcatagtaattgctggttcgtctgtgttgtttcccctcggtctccctgcgtctccccgtatgtatttccccggacctccctgcaccgTCATTcctggtttgtgttgttagtttacccagtttaggtttcggtttcatgttcacaccccgttgctgtttgtacccactgctgtaaataaacactcacctgcaccagagctgccgccttttgggtccttactacaaatccacacggcttgccccgcaaaccgtgacatttaagtgttattttctcCTTgggattctaatttcaccgaagtttactaaactcaacaaacttgatattacttaccgggacatttattctgtcctcattttctttcaccgaaaaattgtttcctgcagtgacgtctttcgtgcttggctctcctacctttgctaacgtgatgcacatagcgcagaagccgatgctgcattcacttacactcggatatctgagcttcaccgtgaaaacataatcgtacatttgattgaattttattgttttacctttggggtggcacctggggtggccagtctggttggggggggtggcctgtgtccccccaggccaccccgctggacacgccattgcccctagggggcgggccccacactttgggaaggtctgtcCTATACCATAAATCAGTAAGAGCAGATATAACTTCTCTCCTGACCTTaagttgtgtgtgcatgccagagTGCTCTGGGAGGCACACAGTCTCCACAGACTACTACGGATTAAACCTCTatcaatctacaactaattataaaactctaagcatgtatgagtaaatatttctaagcataaatgacaatccatTATATAAACCTGACAACAGCTAGGTTTAAATCAGTGCTCTTCAGAtactaaacaaataaaacacacacacaaagcaggagCAGTTTTGATGGTAAAATCTGAGACTTTATTCAGTTTGGTGGTGTTTGTGTCTCAAATAAGAGCACACAAACCATTTTCTCTTAAATTTTtgaagatgaaaatgaaaagctAACACAGGCTGTGACGATGCGATCATAAGTCAGGTTCCTCCTGTAAAAGCTCCAAAGTGGTGAGCAAATCCTCAGCTACAGGTTTAGTCACACAATCCCTGGTTAGAAGAACAGATGTTTTatgaataaatgacaaatataattttaaaatgtaaaaacaaaggagaaaatAACGAAAGTGTGAAAACTAAGTATAAAAGTCAAGATGTCATTCTTCAATTGAAACATCGTTAAATCAGAGCAATAACAGCATTTCTTTTAAAGAGGAACACTCACCAGTTCATGCTCTGCCCTGTTACAACCTGTAAACAGTGATGCAGAAACTCAGTGTGAACACTTCAGTTACTtaacatttgcagatgaggtgTGTTCAGTTTTCTACATGTCTACAAGCTGCTGGCAGTTTTTTTTATCAGGTTTGATAATTTGTTGAATCGACTTTACTGGGATACTGTTTAAATCACTGCATGAGGCAGAAGTTTCTATAGAAGTGGATATGGTTGTTTACTAAATAGTCACCTGTGTTTACACGAGGCACAAAGTAAACAACATATTTATCAGCCTCATTAAAGGTGATCACACAGTAAACTCTGTTTAAAgcttttttgcatgttttaaagAAATACATATTCATCAGGTCTATAAGATCTATTGTGATTCCACTAGAAATTGCCAAGTGGAAAAGGCAAGGATAACTTCAGATTTAAATCATCACAGGCATTAGTGCAGAGAAAGGGAAGCTGTCAGGGCTGCAGCACGTGCTACAAGGAATCAGTGAATCAGCAGAGTTGCTGtagttttttctgtgtgtttaaagGAGTTTAAAGTTGTAAAAGCTTGGTTGGATTTGACGACACTGAGAGACATTAAGTGCTCAGATCTTTTAAAAGTAGTTGTTATTAAAATGattcatgttcagttttattatttgttaaaaaaaattctttcttATAGGTAATAAAAACGTGGTAACATGTAGGCAACACAGCACTGAAAACTTTTCTGACTGACACGTTCAAACATAGAGAGTTTACAGTAATACTTACAGTTAGTTGCCTCCACTCTTCCATTGATGCATCGAACCTTAGAATACTGTTCTAACGACCAGCTGTGTGGTTTCACACACTCCACTCTCTCTTCCTCACCATTTTCTATGTGCACAGTTCCCACAGATTTGTATTCAGGATTGTCATCAGTGTTGACAGCACAGAAGTTAGCTGGACACAAGAAACAACCATCAAATTAAAATTTCTCCCCAACGCTTTAAGAGATCCTTAAAAATGATTATCATTGATGTGTTTATACCTCTGCACTCAGGTAAGTCTGACCACATGCCACTGCTGATACACTTCACTCTTTCTGGACCCACTAATCTGTACAAACGTTGGCATCGGTATATCAAATAGTATCGTGAAGTTTGCTGAGCAACAGCATTTTCAATAACAGGGAAGTTTCCGCAACtttgaactgaaatgaaaacgCAGGAATATTTCTGAAAACATACCAAACTGTCGCTGAGGTAATGCACttaacattctgattggtcagcaTGAATAAATTCAAGGAGAAAATAATGTACTTATTTACTTGTTGTATAACGAAGACGTGTGTCTCCCTCATTTGAAGATCCTGAAAGATACAAAACAGTTATTTTGCTTTGAGATTAGGCCAATTTGAacattttctctattattattttatacagTTTGTCAGTCATTTTTATGTTAACAAGGTTCTACACACACTACATATGCATCCAAGAACTTTTACTGCTCAAAAACACCCAGAAATAAAAGGATAAAGTCACTGTAATATGTAttaaatatctgttttttttgtatttttgtattttattaaatttcacTATGAACAGCAGAAAAGACTGTAAACAGACACTGACagtccacttcctgtttaaacGTGCATCATTTGTAGACTGTAAACTTCGATTGATTGCAGACtacttattattttttatttattatatttctgaCCACCTGATCATTCACTAAACATTCTCATTCATTTGTGCACTGATACAAGTGTCATGTGATCAGTTGTTTTTAAACTTACTGTGGATTATTGCCAATtcataaaaagtaaatacataaatgcaGATCTCAGTAAACAGTCAGCTTACTGCAGGTCGGGCCTTGTGTCCAGCTTCCTTGTGTACAAACAGATTTTGTGTTGTGTGCTCCCTCTGCAGTGTATCCATCCTCACACTCATACTGCACTTCTGAACCTGCAGCAAACACTTCCTGGTAGTCCTGATGAACGATGACTGCATGGGGGATTTTAGGAGGCACGCTGCACGCATTCATGCTTTCTGTAAAATTAGATTTAGACTCAAAAACGTTATTAATCCCAGAGCAGGGCCGTTTGTTTGTAGCTTATTCACAGGATCAAACCCACAAAACCTACAGTCCTTAAACACTAATCATAAAAACTCCTGTGAGTTGAGTTATGGATCAAAGAAAAGTGAGGACCTGCTACTGTAAACAAATTACATAAAATGCCTTTATTAACAGCATTGGTCTCAAATTTGTTCTGTGTTGACCAGTATTAATTTGGTTGACCAATAGTTTTCATCATAGTGTGCAGACTGTGGTGTCCAACCGGATACTTACAGATACTTTGCAGTTAATCCAAATTGCTATAGCAAGAGTACTATCATCATATGTCTCCTGTATCATCTTCCCTTTATTGGCTCCTTTAAAATGCAGAATTAAATTTGACACTCCTCCTCTGACATAAAAGGTCTTAAATAAAGAGTTAAAGtttctaaaagtagaatgggaggcagcaCTTTCATCTATCAGGCCCTTCTTTTGTGGAACCTGCTCCCAGTTTAGAttgaggagacagacaccctctctacttttaagattagcagTTTAAGGATCTTGGAAAGAAGGCGACCAGATTTCTTTAAGTGGGTGAGCAAAGAAAGAAGAGCTATTGGCAGGACTTACCTATACACTGTAGCTGATGAGACCATTTTCCATTGTGACATGTGCTGGTTGCCCACCAACCCTTCATTGCTAGCGTACGTCCTTCGTTGCAGGTGTAGCTCAGCTTGGTGCCCTGAGAGTAAGTCTCTTGCTTTGGGGCAAAGAAGCCACCGTCCAGTGTGGGAGCATCACAGGCCTGTGTGGTGCTCTGTGCTGAAACACAACACTGAAGTAAGTGCAAAACATTATCAACCAgtgtaaatgtttttctgtgaagTTACTTGTTGTTCTCACCGTGCAGCACTCCAGGAAACCAAAGAAGAGCAAATGCAAAATATTTGATGCACATTTTTAAATCGTCCAACAACAAAGCAGCACCAGCAGTTAAAGGTAATCCACATGAGAACCAGCTACTTATCACAACTGTCACCCGAAAGTTTGTGCAATCACCTTGGCCCTTCCCATTTTGTGGGATGGAAAAAAGTTCGTACACATCCAAAACAACTTTTGAGAAAGAACGTggaaaaaaatactgttttcCCACAAACGTTTACTCAAATATGtggtcacattttttttattgaagttgtttttaaacatgaataaaagaaatatgGGAAAAATCTCAGCAACATCTATTTTTCATTGATTTTATTCGTTACACATTGGTTCGTATGTTTGGAGCAGTTCTGAGCATTTTCCCTGAAGCCAACCAGAATCATTTACTTTGAAACATCAAATCAATGAAACTATTTACTGTCCAAATTTCAAAGTCACTTCCCGGACTCGATGGATCAGAGGCTGTATGTTTGACCTGATTGTGCAATTCATTCAGCTGCTTCTAAAGGTATATCTAACATTGCTAACATTTTTATGGTTTCcatcaaagtttacacactactTGAAATGACTGTAAGAAACATATATCTGTGTAGTAAGTAGCAACGATAATGTGGGTGATATATTCACGGTGTACATGATTCTAATGTGAGGATTAATGAAAGAAGTCAAAGTGATGCAGTTGAACCTTGGTGAGGTAAATAAAGTCACATTACTCCACCATTTTATTTTAAGCGAGCATCATTAAATTGCTAGGCTAGCATCGTGGTGAATGGAGGTGTAAGACTGGACTCATATTCTCTGCTCTAATACATCCCAAAAGTGTTCTGTCAGATTGAGGTCATGACTGTGAAGGTCAAAGTTGCTCATctatgtctttatggaccttgctttctGCACTGGTGCGCAGTCCTGTTCGAATAAGAAGCCTGTTCCATGAAACCTCTACGTGCTGTTCTTGAGCTGATCTAAAGCCGTCATGAAGGTTGGAGGTCTGTAACGATAAACTCTACAGAAAGTTGGTGACCTCTGCTGACTGTGTGCCTCAGCATTTGCTGGCCCCTTCTGTGTTTTTACGTGGTCTACCACTTTGTGGTTGAGTTGCTGTTGTTCCCaatcacttccactttgttataataccactgACAGCAGAGTGTAATATATTCAATTGTgaagaaatttcacaactggACGTGTTGCACGGGTGGTACATCCTATCATATCACTGAGCTCTTGCGAGCGactcattctttcacaaatgtttgtagacgTCTGGGTGCtggattttatacacctgtgaccAAGTTTATTTGAGAAAAAGTTCAAGTATGCACTCAGTCACTGTGACACTTCTAACAGGCCACAGTTTAACAGCCATACGTTTAAAACTTTAATGTCACAAATCTATTTTTCACTGCATTGTGGACAAATGCagtacacaaaaacaaacaaactgaaaaacagataTAATGTGGAGGTATGTAATAACAACAGGAgaggtctcagtgtctcactccaacTTCATTAACTGACTCTCAGAACTTCACATATAGTAAgcgccaaaatctccaccccagcacttcccttcaacttgggtgtgagtggagccacctggtggtccgccacACATACCCCCCCGAACACACAGTTAGGTCTCTATTCAGTCCAGGACCCTGGGTCTAAGCAAACGACCCGAACGACTGAACCTGGGAGGGAGAGAACAGGCAGAGGAAGGTCCATCCTGTGAACGAGGCTGGCCACCACTGTTGCGGTAGTGGACGCCAGGGGGACCGCCTCcggccacctggtggtccggtCAACAACAGTCAAAAGGTGCGTAAAACCTTGTGACTGCGGCAGAGGACCCACCAGATCGACATGCACATGATCGAAACGTTTGCTGGGTATGAAGAACGGCTCCAGGGGCGCTTTGGTGTGTTTATGAACCTTCGCACGCTGGCAGGGAATGCACGCCGACGCCCATTCCTTAACAGATTTGCGAAGGCCTGGCCAAACAAATTTAGAGCTGACCAGTTTAACAGAGGCCCGGAGCCCCGGATGAGAGAGAGCATGTACCGAGTCAAAAACTTGACGACGCCAGGAAGCGGGAACCACTGGGCGAGGGCGGCCGGTGGAAACATCACAGACGAGGAGGGGACCACCGTCCTGCACTGGTCTGTCCTCTAGTATGAGGCCCGTCTGGGTGGATTTAAGCGCGAGGATGTCCGGGTCACCTCTCTGATTGTCAGCCATGGCGGAGTAGTCTATGCCGAGAAAGACGGGAGAAACCAGCGCACGGGACAAACAGTCAGCCACATGATTGGATTTACCAGCCACGTGCTGAATGTCCGTGGTAAACTCAGAAATGGCTGCCAACTGGCGCTGCTGGCGTGCACTCCATGGATCAGAAACCTTGGACATGGCAAACGTCAAGGGTTTGTGGTCCATGTATGCGGTAAAGTGACGACCCTCGAGAAAAAAACGGAAATGACGAGTCGCCAGGTGGAGCGCCAGTAGCTCCCTGTCAAAAACGCTGTAATTGCGTTCACTGTCATGCAGCGTACGGCTGAAAAAGGCGAGCGGTTGCCAGACACCCGAGATTCGCTGTTCCAGAACCGCACCCACCGCTATGTCCGACGCATCGGTGGTCAACGCAATCGGCGCTGAGGGGGATGGGTGGGCCAGAAGGGCAGCATTAGCTAACGCTGACTTAGCATCAGAAAACGCTTGGATGCTTTCCGGAAACCAGTCAACGGGGTCATTAGCTTTCTTACCTTTTAACGCCCCATAAGGGGCTTCAGCAGGTGTGCCGCTCTAGGGAGAAAACTGTTGTAAAAATTCACCATCCCCAAAAATTCCTGCAGTGTCTTATGTAACCAACTTTAAGGTATAAAGGTGAATTACAGCACAATAATTACTTGGGCTCGTAATAAAACCCTGGCCAGAATCAGAAGACACCAAATTCGTATGGAGCCAAAGTATTGAGCAGCAATAATGACCTGGACACAATGTTAACTTTTGAGTAGCCACTCTTGTATTGTTACAAAGTATAACAGGTATTTGTCCAATTTGTACagataaagtataaaataaaataaatagtgtgcacactcaacaaaataaaagtactcgTTGGGGCCCTTTAAGAATTTAGAGTTAAGCTGGCGATAGCCAACTTCAAAGGTCCTTGTGAGTGTAACTGgaatgtatgagtgtgtggtgTGTATCTTCTTTGGGGTAGATCGTCCTCAAAGTGGTTGGCTCGCCATCTATCACAACCAGAATATCGTCCTGGTCCTTGGACTTTTCCGTCCTCTCcaaaaaacctgacctataaTCCAGGTCATAAAATGTACATTCTAATCAGTCTGTTTCAGATGCATTGTTTaaggttaaaatacaaaatcaaaatatTGCATCACCTCATATTCATTGCATCAACATCTTAAATCTTATCAAATCTCACTGTTCTGTTGTACAACATTCAATTTTCAAGCATATCAAATATGAGAACTAAACATCTAAGTTGCTCAAATATTCCTCTATTCATGTaaacattaattaaacaatacttATGGTAAGTAACCATTGACACTCAAAATACAATACCCCATAACAAATTCAGAACTATGTGCAAATAAGCAACAAAATATACATATGAGTTCAGTTCAGAGGCATTAAAGCAGTGTGCTTAATTTCTCCACACTATAGGCCTATTCGTGAGAGAGAAATGCACTAAAAATTACCCTCTAGATTACTTTAAACTCACAGTGAACTGACAAAAATTAGCTTTAGAGCAGCTAAGAACATGTTGCTCACCGTTGCTCTGTTTCACAAAAGCCCAACACACACTGGCGTTGGAATTGCAGCAGCTCTCCGGATGAAAGGTGAGTGGTTAGCCTGTGAGACACCGAGCTAGCATTAGCATGATCGCGACGGTAAGTCTCTACAAGTTTTTTCCATCAGAATAACACTCGTCTTACCGACGTTGCCTCTCTCCTTTATCCAGCCACTCGACTCCGGACTTCCAGCAGGTAAGTACGCTGGCTTTCCTTCCTCTCAATCCTgagttttcctctcttttgtccGTGGATTTCTCGGTTTGAGTAGTAGATGCCTCCACTCCTCTTGCTGAGATGAGAAAAAACCCGGGAGCATCATGCACCTTCACCTCACTTCCTGGCTGACAGGGTCAATGCGGCCTGGGTAGGCTCTGATTGGTTGCTGAGCTAGGTGCCCTCACGTGGGGTGAACTGAGAGGTGCATTCAATGGTCATAGGAAATACGACGCTTGTTGATGTGGACAGTTAATATAAAGAGAATAAGTATGATATTTTTCATCTGGGCTACACCCTCCCCTCCTGAACTCATGCACGTCCCTGTGCATGGTAGACAGTTAAATGATGATTATTTGACGGGTCAAGGAAGAGGGCGAAGCAGGCTCTTCACCATCACTGATGACATCGGCCCAAGCTGAAGACAGTCCTTGCAAGAATGATTTTGCTGCAGTGATCAGAGGATTGCCTAGCTCCGTATAGTCAAGCCGTCGTGGCGGACGACGGTTTCTCTCAGATCTCCTTACAGGATCATTTGTATCCATGTTTTCCCTTGTATCCACTGGGACTATCTCCTCCACTCTCTCCTCAGAATTCGCACCTCTGGTGCCAGCCTCCTGAAATGGAAGTTGCCTTTCTTGGACGTCTGGGTCATCAACAGGTGAGTCAGTTTCAGTTAAGGTTATTTCATCCACTTGTTCGGTCGGTGTGACTCCATTGGTAGATAAGTACTCAGTATCATCTGTAGTACTGTTAGGCATATCAGGTATGTTGCCAAAATCAGATTGGCTGTCAAAAACAGGTCGGTTGTCAATA includes:
- the LOC113010640 gene encoding complement factor H-like, whose product is MCIKYFAFALLWFPGVLHAQSTTQACDAPTLDGGFFAPKQETYSQGTKLSYTCNEGRTLAMKGWWATSTCHNGKWSHQLQCIESMNACSVPPKIPHAVIVHQDYQEVFAAGSEVQYECEDGYTAEGAHNTKSVCTQGSWTQGPTCRSSNEGDTRLRYTTIQSCGNFPVIENAVAQQTSRYYLIYRCQRLYRLVGPERVKCISSGMWSDLPECRANFCAVNTDDNPEYKSVGTVHIENGEEERVECVKPHSWSLEQYSKVRCINGRVEATNCCNRAEHELGLCD